One genomic window of Cupriavidus oxalaticus includes the following:
- a CDS encoding rhodanese-like domain-containing protein: MQVIKPTELAQWLADASRARPVLLDVREGWEVQTCAMPGITHIPMRDIPARAAELDEDADIVCICHHGMRSMQVAAFLERQGYARVYNLTGGVDAWASEVDPAMPKY; encoded by the coding sequence ATGCAGGTAATCAAGCCGACCGAACTGGCCCAGTGGCTGGCCGATGCCAGCCGCGCCAGGCCGGTCCTGCTGGACGTGCGTGAAGGCTGGGAAGTGCAGACCTGCGCCATGCCCGGCATCACCCATATCCCCATGCGCGACATCCCGGCGCGCGCCGCCGAACTGGACGAGGACGCAGACATCGTCTGCATCTGCCACCACGGCATGCGCAGCATGCAGGTGGCGGCGTTCCTGGAGCGCCAGGGCTACGCCAGGGTCTACAACCTGACCGGCGGCGTCGACGCCTGGGCCAGCGAAGTGGATCCGGCGATGCCGAAGTACTGA
- a CDS encoding TolC family outer membrane protein, with protein MKFAPNALPGAIRTRLAIAATLLAPLLAMLPAAPAGAADLLQVYRDAQSNDAQFASARSQLLATRERLPQGRAGLLPQVVGTAGANRTKLDQTASLPIGGSPSASGTRFFNNNNWQLQLSQPLFRWDRWETYKQGELAALAGEVTFHQAELDLITRSAQAYFDVLAAQDNLYLARAQKKAIGEQLEQAKRNFEVGTATIVDANDAQARFDLATSTEIASQNDLEIRRATLQQITGKPVDELMGLRSEALIPGPQPPDVNAWAAQAETSNPQVNLAGYNLETAQRETNKAKAGHLPSVDLVASYGFNNQTGSATQVISTHYNASQIGVQLTMPIFSGGQIQSRVRETIALADKAASDLEFARRTAAQTARQTYSGVSNGLAQVKALEAAERSAQSAVESNQLGYEVGVRINIDVLNAEAQLFSTRRDLAKARYDTIMNGLRLKASTGVLQEEDVVQINTLLTSVPGSMYKLPVPGQAGGKAAAKAATADRRGVRRDGGTPRS; from the coding sequence ATGAAGTTTGCGCCCAACGCCCTGCCCGGAGCGATCCGGACACGCCTGGCGATCGCGGCTACCCTGCTCGCCCCGCTGCTTGCCATGCTGCCCGCGGCACCGGCAGGCGCGGCCGACCTGCTGCAGGTCTATCGCGATGCGCAATCCAATGACGCCCAGTTCGCCAGCGCCCGCTCGCAACTGCTCGCCACGCGCGAGCGGCTGCCGCAAGGCCGCGCCGGACTGCTGCCGCAGGTCGTCGGCACCGCCGGCGCCAACCGCACCAAGCTCGACCAGACTGCCTCGCTGCCGATCGGCGGCTCGCCCAGCGCCTCGGGCACGCGTTTCTTCAACAACAACAACTGGCAGTTGCAGCTGAGCCAGCCGCTGTTCCGCTGGGACCGCTGGGAAACCTACAAGCAGGGCGAACTGGCCGCGCTGGCCGGTGAAGTCACCTTCCACCAGGCCGAGCTCGACCTGATCACGCGCAGCGCGCAGGCCTACTTCGACGTGCTCGCCGCGCAGGACAACCTGTACCTGGCGCGCGCGCAGAAAAAGGCCATCGGCGAGCAGCTGGAACAGGCCAAGCGCAACTTCGAGGTCGGCACCGCCACCATCGTCGACGCCAACGACGCGCAGGCGCGCTTCGACCTGGCCACCTCGACCGAGATCGCCTCGCAAAACGACCTGGAAATCCGGCGCGCCACCTTGCAGCAGATCACCGGCAAGCCGGTCGACGAACTGATGGGCCTGCGCTCCGAGGCGTTGATTCCCGGACCGCAACCGCCGGACGTGAACGCCTGGGCAGCGCAGGCCGAAACCAGCAACCCGCAGGTCAACCTGGCCGGCTACAACCTGGAAACCGCGCAGCGCGAGACCAACAAGGCCAAGGCCGGGCACCTGCCCTCGGTCGACCTGGTGGCGTCGTACGGCTTCAACAACCAGACCGGCAGCGCCACGCAGGTCATCTCGACCCACTACAACGCGTCGCAGATCGGCGTGCAGCTGACCATGCCGATCTTCTCCGGCGGCCAGATCCAGTCGCGCGTGCGCGAGACCATCGCGCTGGCGGACAAGGCCGCGAGCGACCTCGAATTCGCGCGCCGCACGGCGGCGCAGACGGCGCGGCAGACCTACTCCGGCGTCTCCAACGGGCTGGCGCAGGTCAAGGCGCTGGAGGCTGCGGAGCGTTCGGCGCAGAGCGCGGTGGAATCGAACCAGCTCGGCTATGAGGTCGGCGTGCGCATCAATATCGATGTGCTGAACGCCGAGGCGCAGCTGTTCTCCACGCGGCGCGACCTGGCCAAGGCGCGCTATGACACCATCATGAACGGCTTGCGGCTGAAGGCGTCGACCGGCGTGCTGCAGGAAGAGGATGTGGTGCAGATCAATACGCTGCTGACTTCGGTGCCGGGGTCGATGTACAAGCTGCCGGTGCCGGGGCAGGCTGGCGGCAAGGCGGCGGCAAAGGCTGCCACCGCGGATCGCCGCGGTGTGCGGCGCGATGGCGGGACGCCGCGCTCCTGA
- a CDS encoding META and DUF4377 domain-containing protein, which yields MQTPLRGTCRSIGLRSAAIALATAAATLAACTTAPAPGLPSAGANLNQAQPSGPSRWELVRWQLADGTLRDIPHGDNGEPIIFEFSDGIDAAQGTVSGTSGCNRFTGSYGKTDTGVRFDRVAGTRMACPPPRMELESALLKAMQASFTTVGTQPSAASTGRQIVWKTASGDLLQFAEREGVGRRGASAAAGGVEKIVYIDSQRVECSGVGKMMCYRWRESPDAPWQLWYGPIEGLDFEQGVAYKLRVREYQVPNPPADASSIRWELLKVESRTRAQ from the coding sequence ATGCAGACACCCCTTCGCGGCACCTGCCGGAGCATCGGCCTGCGCAGCGCGGCCATTGCGCTTGCCACCGCAGCCGCCACACTCGCCGCCTGCACCACCGCGCCGGCACCAGGGCTGCCCAGCGCCGGCGCCAATCTCAACCAGGCGCAGCCGTCCGGTCCCAGCCGTTGGGAACTGGTGCGCTGGCAGCTGGCCGACGGCACGCTGCGCGACATCCCGCATGGCGACAACGGCGAGCCCATCATCTTCGAGTTCAGCGATGGCATCGATGCCGCGCAGGGCACGGTCAGCGGCACCAGCGGCTGCAACCGCTTTACTGGCAGCTATGGCAAGACCGACACCGGGGTGCGCTTTGACCGCGTGGCTGGCACGCGCATGGCTTGCCCGCCACCGCGCATGGAACTGGAGTCGGCGTTGCTCAAGGCGATGCAGGCATCGTTCACCACCGTCGGCACGCAGCCGTCGGCGGCCAGCACCGGGCGGCAGATTGTCTGGAAAACCGCCAGCGGCGACCTGCTGCAGTTTGCCGAGCGCGAAGGCGTGGGCAGGCGCGGCGCGAGTGCCGCGGCGGGTGGCGTGGAGAAGATCGTTTATATCGATTCGCAGCGCGTGGAATGTTCGGGCGTCGGCAAGATGATGTGCTATCGCTGGCGCGAGTCGCCGGACGCGCCGTGGCAGCTCTGGTACGGGCCGATCGAAGGGCTGGATTTCGAGCAGGGGGTGGCGTACAAGCTGCGCGTGCGCGAATACCAGGTGCCGAACCCGCCGGCCGATGCGTCGTCGATACGGTGGGAGTTGCTGAAGGTGGAGTCGCGGACGCGGGCGCAATAG
- a CDS encoding glycosyltransferase family 4 protein yields the protein MAGAERMTATVANALAALGHNVTILSLWDPASQFALDPRIRHEALFAQRPSFKRAYLATVAGIHRHCRAHRTDVLVQVDTMLALFVLPATAGLGLHHIAWEHCHFDEDLGKPARKLARRLDARFCRQVVVLTERDRQRWREALRPRSDIVCLPNPLPFPMPPEPAPRAQKTVLAMGRLVAAKGFDVLLHAWQQVAAQAPGWHLLIHGEGEERPALTALTVELGLQDSVSLPGICHDPEQAYGRASVFCLSSRYEGFGLVLIEAMAFGLPIVSTDCETGPRELLTPGQDALVVATGNADALAQALLTVIGEPATATRLADAGRRKAAGFALERIALQWDALVKAPAEP from the coding sequence ATGGCCGGCGCCGAGCGCATGACGGCGACAGTCGCCAATGCGCTGGCCGCGCTCGGCCATAACGTGACCATTCTGAGCCTGTGGGACCCGGCCAGCCAGTTCGCGCTGGATCCGCGTATCCGGCATGAAGCGCTGTTTGCGCAGCGGCCTTCGTTCAAGCGGGCTTACCTGGCCACCGTGGCCGGCATCCACCGCCATTGCCGTGCGCACCGGACCGACGTGCTGGTGCAGGTCGACACCATGCTCGCGCTGTTCGTGCTGCCCGCCACCGCCGGTCTGGGCCTGCACCATATCGCCTGGGAGCATTGCCACTTCGACGAGGACCTCGGCAAGCCGGCGCGCAAGCTGGCGCGGCGCCTGGATGCACGCTTCTGCCGGCAGGTCGTGGTCCTGACGGAGCGCGACCGCCAGCGCTGGCGCGAAGCGCTGCGGCCACGCAGCGATATCGTCTGCCTGCCAAACCCCCTGCCGTTCCCGATGCCACCCGAACCTGCGCCGCGCGCGCAGAAGACGGTGCTCGCCATGGGCCGTCTGGTTGCGGCCAAGGGCTTCGATGTGCTGCTGCATGCCTGGCAGCAAGTCGCCGCGCAGGCGCCGGGATGGCATTTGCTGATTCACGGCGAGGGCGAGGAGCGCCCGGCGCTGACCGCGCTGACCGTTGAACTGGGCTTGCAGGACAGCGTCAGCCTGCCGGGCATCTGCCACGATCCGGAGCAAGCGTACGGGCGCGCGTCGGTGTTCTGCCTGAGTTCGCGATACGAAGGCTTCGGGCTGGTGCTGATCGAAGCCATGGCGTTTGGCCTGCCCATCGTCTCGACCGATTGCGAGACCGGCCCACGCGAACTGCTGACGCCCGGGCAAGACGCGCTGGTGGTCGCGACAGGCAATGCGGATGCGCTGGCGCAAGCGCTGCTGACCGTGATCGGCGAACCGGCGACCGCCACCCGGCTCGCAGACGCCGGGCGTCGCAAGGCAGCCGGCTTTGCGCTCGAACGGATCGCGCTGCAGTGGGATGCACTGGTCAAGGCTCCTGCGGAGCCCTGA
- the waaA gene encoding lipid IV(A) 3-deoxy-D-manno-octulosonic acid transferase yields the protein MLRLIYSLLWVAVLPLALLRLAWRARKEPGYLHHVGERLGIYGSLPNQGPWLWVHAVSVGETRAAQPLIESLLGAYPRHRLLLTHMTPTGRQTGAQLFGNEPRILQCYLPYDLPWLVRRFLRYFRPEAGMLMETEVWPNVVHGARKAGVPLYLVNARLSPRSFRRTARFGRAASAMYRDFAGVLAQTAGDAERFRQLGVPAVQITGNLKFDMQPAPAGMALGERLRKTFSGRQVLAAASTREGEEPLLLDAFSRWQALAGDVPRPLLLLIPRHPQRFDEVAALAARTGFSVARRSALDLDAETAPVDADILLGDSMGEMAMYFAASDLAFIGGSLLPLGGQNLIEACAVGTPVLIGPHTFNFAQATEDAIAAGACLRVDNADELVRTAGSVLADRARLADMRAHAQTFAGLHRGATVRTLAALAPALEH from the coding sequence ATGCTGCGCCTGATCTATAGCTTGTTGTGGGTGGCGGTGCTGCCGCTGGCGCTGTTGCGGCTGGCATGGCGCGCGCGCAAGGAGCCCGGCTACCTGCACCATGTCGGCGAGCGGCTGGGTATCTATGGCAGCCTGCCGAACCAGGGGCCGTGGCTGTGGGTCCACGCCGTGTCCGTGGGCGAGACCCGTGCCGCGCAGCCGCTGATCGAGTCCTTGCTCGGCGCCTATCCGCGCCATCGGCTGCTGCTGACGCATATGACGCCGACCGGCCGCCAGACCGGCGCGCAGCTGTTCGGCAACGAGCCGCGCATCCTGCAGTGCTACCTGCCATACGACTTGCCATGGCTGGTGCGGCGGTTCTTGCGGTATTTCCGGCCCGAGGCGGGGATGCTGATGGAAACCGAGGTGTGGCCGAATGTGGTGCACGGCGCGCGCAAGGCGGGCGTGCCGTTGTACCTGGTCAATGCGCGCCTGTCGCCCCGCAGCTTCCGGCGCACGGCGCGCTTCGGGCGCGCGGCTTCGGCGATGTACCGCGACTTCGCGGGCGTGCTGGCGCAGACCGCCGGCGATGCTGAGCGCTTTCGCCAGCTGGGCGTGCCGGCCGTGCAAATCACGGGCAACCTCAAGTTCGACATGCAGCCGGCGCCGGCGGGCATGGCGCTGGGCGAGCGGCTGCGCAAAACCTTCAGCGGCCGCCAGGTGCTGGCCGCCGCCAGCACCCGCGAAGGCGAGGAGCCGCTGTTGCTCGATGCTTTCTCGCGCTGGCAGGCGCTGGCCGGCGACGTGCCGCGCCCGTTGCTGCTGCTGATCCCGCGGCATCCGCAGCGCTTCGATGAAGTGGCGGCGCTGGCGGCGCGCACGGGATTCTCGGTGGCGCGCCGCAGTGCGCTGGATCTCGATGCCGAGACGGCGCCCGTGGACGCGGATATCCTGCTGGGCGATTCGATGGGCGAGATGGCGATGTACTTCGCCGCATCGGACCTCGCCTTTATCGGCGGCAGCCTGTTGCCGCTGGGCGGGCAGAACCTGATCGAGGCGTGCGCGGTCGGCACGCCGGTGCTGATCGGCCCGCACACCTTCAACTTTGCGCAGGCGACCGAAGACGCCATTGCCGCGGGCGCGTGCCTGCGCGTGGACAATGCGGATGAGCTGGTGCGCACCGCCGGCAGCGTGCTGGCGGACCGCGCGCGGCTGGCGGATATGCGGGCGCATGCACAGACTTTTGCCGGGCTGCATCGCGGCGCTACCGTACGTACGCTGGCGGCGCTGGCGCCAGCCCTGGAACACTAA
- the waaC gene encoding lipopolysaccharide heptosyltransferase I, whose product MLNSRSERTAVPPASPPSPDAVGAAGVVQPMPAAVPFTLPERPRILLVKVSSLGDVVHNMPLVHDLRARWPGAEIDWVVEEGYVELVRLLPEVRRVIPFALRRWRKRILQGATWQEIGAVRNALRRERYDAVIESQGLLKTAVVARVATRAQGAPIIGLGNATQGSGYEPAARLLYTDSVRVPRQTHSVQRSRLLGAALTGIAPVEPPRFFGPAAQSLHVDDPLWADLPARYAVCFHATAGARKKWAVQNWHALGNRLAAEGLTMLLPWGNDKERQAAEEIAAGVSQARVLPKFSVMQGFGLINRAEVVIGVDTGLVHIAAALCRPTVEIYTATWRWKTEGYWSDRIANVGDDGVVPSVDEVYEAACRVRGVAA is encoded by the coding sequence ATGCTCAACTCCCGTTCTGAGCGCACGGCGGTGCCGCCGGCATCGCCACCTTCGCCCGATGCAGTCGGCGCGGCCGGCGTGGTGCAGCCCATGCCGGCCGCAGTGCCGTTCACGCTGCCAGAGCGGCCGCGCATCCTGCTGGTCAAGGTGTCGTCGCTCGGCGACGTGGTGCACAACATGCCGCTGGTGCACGACCTGCGCGCGCGCTGGCCCGGTGCGGAGATCGACTGGGTGGTGGAAGAGGGCTATGTGGAACTGGTGCGCCTGTTGCCCGAGGTGCGGCGGGTGATTCCGTTCGCGCTGAGGCGCTGGCGCAAGCGCATCCTGCAGGGCGCGACCTGGCAGGAGATCGGTGCCGTGCGCAATGCCTTGCGCCGGGAGCGCTACGACGCCGTGATCGAAAGCCAGGGTCTGCTCAAGACCGCGGTGGTGGCGCGCGTGGCGACGCGTGCGCAGGGTGCGCCGATCATCGGGCTGGGCAATGCGACGCAGGGTTCGGGCTATGAGCCTGCGGCGCGCCTGTTGTACACGGACTCGGTGCGCGTGCCGCGCCAGACCCATTCGGTGCAGCGCTCGCGCCTTCTGGGCGCGGCGCTGACGGGGATCGCGCCAGTGGAGCCGCCACGGTTTTTCGGGCCGGCGGCGCAGTCATTGCATGTCGACGACCCGCTATGGGCGGACTTGCCGGCGCGCTATGCCGTCTGCTTCCACGCGACGGCGGGAGCGCGCAAGAAATGGGCGGTGCAGAACTGGCACGCGCTGGGCAACCGCCTGGCCGCCGAAGGCCTGACCATGCTGCTGCCGTGGGGCAACGACAAGGAGCGCCAGGCCGCCGAAGAGATTGCCGCGGGCGTGTCGCAGGCACGCGTGCTGCCGAAGTTCTCGGTGATGCAGGGCTTTGGCCTGATCAACCGTGCCGAAGTGGTGATCGGAGTCGATACGGGCCTGGTCCATATCGCGGCGGCGCTGTGCCGGCCGACGGTGGAAATCTATACCGCGACATGGCGCTGGAAGACGGAAGGGTATTGGTCCGACCGCATCGCCAACGTCGGCGACGACGGCGTGGTGCCATCGGTCGATGAAGTCTACGAGGCCGCCTGCCGCGTGCGCGGGGTCGCTGCCTGA